The Brevibacillus humidisoli DNA segment CCTCACTCTGCAGCTTTTCCTTCAACTGCTGAAACGCTAGGTACAGGGAACCCAGTCCATCGGGCTGCATCTCGCGTGCGTACAATTGATAATTACCATCTCGTTCGTAGACGGAAATGGAGCCGCGCACGATCGCTTTGGTCCCGTTCTTGGGAAGAAAGCGAAGAAAGCGATTATAGCTGGAAAACATAACGACTTTTATGCGGGACTGGGCATCCTTGAGGGTAAAGTACATATGCCCACTGGTATGATGGGTAAAGTTGGAAATTTCTCCGCGAATCCATACATCAGTCAACTGTGGACTCCGCTCCAATGTTTGCTTGACATGGCGTGTCAGTTGACTGACCGTCCAGATCTCCGGCGTGCTCATCTCCTCATCCTTTCACTTCATCACCGACACGGGACTGTGCTCTGGCTGCCTTGACCGTATTGGCCAGCAGCATCGTGATCGTCATCGGTCCGACCCCACCTGGTACAGGTGTAATGTATCCGGCTACCTCGGCTACCTCGTCAAAACGCACGTCACCCACCAGTTTGCCGTTCTCCATGCGATTGACACCCACGTCAATCACGATCGCCCCCGGTGAGACATGTTCTCTGCCGATCAGATGCGCTTTCCCCACTGCTACGACCAAAATGTCGGCCTGTCGGGTCAACTCTGCCATATTTCTCGTACGGGAATGGCACATCGTAACTGTCGCATTTTCCTGCAGCAGCAGCAACGAAACTGGCTTTCCGACGATATTGCTGCGCCCAATCACGACGACATGCTTGCCATTCAGATCAGTGCCTGTCCATTTGATCAACTCCACAATTCCGTGCGGTGTGCATGGTAGATACGCGTCATTGCCTATCACCATGTTGCCGACATTGATCGGATGAAAACCGTCGACGTCTTTTTCGGCTGGAATCACGTCCAGCACGGCCTCTTCAGAGATGTGGGGCGGCAGGGGAAGCTGCACAAGAATCCCATGAATGTTCGGTTTTTCATTCAACTGCTTTATCGTTTGCAGCAGTTCCTGCTGGCTGATGGTCTCCTGTAAACGAAGAACTTCCGAATAGATGCCCACTTCTTCGCAAGCTTTTACTTTCCCCTTGACATAGGAGTGTGAAGCAGGATCTTGTCCAACCAAAACAACCGCAAGACCCGGTTCTATTCCGTCTTGCTTCAGTTTTTTCACTTCTTCAGCAATCTCGGCCCGAATCGATTGGGCCACTGCTTTCCCGTCAATCACTGTTGCTGTCATCTCGATGACAACCCCCTTCGCACTGTTCGCTCACCATTAGTGTAGCGAGGTGTCGAGTGGATGTAAAGGCGAAATTTTATACAACCAATCACTCATAATGTTCGGTTTTTGTGAATAGACCAACCAAGCATCGCTACTCCATATGCGTTGTCACCGGAGTAAGCAGGATCACAGAAATACAGCTTTGCACCAACTGCTGGGTGCTCCAGTCGTTGAATAAGTCGATCCTGAATGTACTGATTGGCTGCCACCCCGCCGACGATCAATATCTCCTTGCTCCACCCCTGTTCCACTGCATGGCGCAGTACTTTCTCCAACGAATTGGCCAGACACTGTTCTGTCGCACGCGCAATCTCGGCAGCAGCAACTTCTCCTTTTGATACAGCCCTCAGTAGAGCGGCTTCCGGACCGGAGAGGCTGAACGTTAGCCCGTCCACAGCAGAGGATACACGAAACGAACCTTCCGCCCTTTGGGCCAGCTTTTCCAGATACGGCCCAGAGGGAAAGGGGAGACCAAGTGCCACACCCACGCGATCAACCAACTGTCCTGCATGCAGGTCGATGGACCCGCCGATCTTTTCGATCCGATAGCCGCTCTCGTCCCGTATACAATCGAGTAGCTCCGAGGTGCCGCCAGAGAGGTGAACAGCTAAAAACCGTGCACTTTGGGGCCGTTCATCCGCCGTAAGCTCCCCGGCAGCAATATGCCCCTCCTGGTGACTGGTCAAGTAGTACGGCACGCCAAGATAGACAGAGAGACACTTGGCCAAACCTTCGCCTACTTTAAAGACAGGCATGTACGATTGTTCGATCGGTCTAGGCTTCTCGCTGGCGCACACCGCTGCAATCTCTCTGTCCCCCAATTGCAGTTGGTCGCTCAGCTGAGGCAGGTTCATCACGTGCTGAAAGACGGCTTCTGACTGCTGCAACCCCCGCTTACCTTCTTTGACGCGGAGGAGTTGTCTCGCTTCAGCAGCAATCTCGCCGTCTTCCCGTACCAGACAGAGTGATGTCCGGTAATTGCTCGTATCGATCCCCAGTATGACTTTATCCATTCTCGTTCACCTGATTTCCATCTGATCCGAGTCTGAAGCTACTCTTTACAGCTGCGTTTGTGGACGTTCTTGCAGAAAACTGGAGAGCACACCGTTGACAAACCGGTAGGACTGGTCGTCACTGTATAGTTTAGCCAACTCCACGGCCTCATTTAATACCACCTTTTCCGGAAGTTCCGGCTCAAACATCAACTCAAAAAAGGCAAGCCGCAAGATCGCCCGGTCCACGTTGGCAATTCGCTCCAGTTGCCAGCCCCGCAGGTATTTTTTCAGTTCTTCGTCGATCTGGGGCAGGTGCTTGAGCGTCCCCTCGACGAGAAACATCAGATAGTCGGTGCCCCCAGGTTCCTGTTCTTCCAGGACCAGATTGATTGCTTCCGGCAGTTCAACTTGGGACATGTCGATTTGAAACAGACATTGCACCGCTTTTTCTCGTGCTGTTCTTCGCTTCATGTGCTTGTTCACCTACTGTTTGAATTTGCCAGGCAGGATGCGATCCAGAATATCCCGCAAATCTTCTTTTTGATCCAGCTTCCGCCCTATATAGTAACCGGTCGACACCAA contains these protein-coding regions:
- the nusB gene encoding transcription antitermination factor NusB; this translates as MKRRTAREKAVQCLFQIDMSQVELPEAINLVLEEQEPGGTDYLMFLVEGTLKHLPQIDEELKKYLRGWQLERIANVDRAILRLAFFELMFEPELPEKVVLNEAVELAKLYSDDQSYRFVNGVLSSFLQERPQTQL
- the folD gene encoding bifunctional methylenetetrahydrofolate dehydrogenase/methenyltetrahydrofolate cyclohydrolase FolD; the encoded protein is MTATVIDGKAVAQSIRAEIAEEVKKLKQDGIEPGLAVVLVGQDPASHSYVKGKVKACEEVGIYSEVLRLQETISQQELLQTIKQLNEKPNIHGILVQLPLPPHISEEAVLDVIPAEKDVDGFHPINVGNMVIGNDAYLPCTPHGIVELIKWTGTDLNGKHVVVIGRSNIVGKPVSLLLLQENATVTMCHSRTRNMAELTRQADILVVAVGKAHLIGREHVSPGAIVIDVGVNRMENGKLVGDVRFDEVAEVAGYITPVPGGVGPMTITMLLANTVKAARAQSRVGDEVKG
- a CDS encoding O-sialoglycoprotein endopeptidase; protein product: MDKVILGIDTSNYRTSLCLVREDGEIAAEARQLLRVKEGKRGLQQSEAVFQHVMNLPQLSDQLQLGDREIAAVCASEKPRPIEQSYMPVFKVGEGLAKCLSVYLGVPYYLTSHQEGHIAAGELTADERPQSARFLAVHLSGGTSELLDCIRDESGYRIEKIGGSIDLHAGQLVDRVGVALGLPFPSGPYLEKLAQRAEGSFRVSSAVDGLTFSLSGPEAALLRAVSKGEVAAAEIARATEQCLANSLEKVLRHAVEQGWSKEILIVGGVAANQYIQDRLIQRLEHPAVGAKLYFCDPAYSGDNAYGVAMLGWSIHKNRTL